Within Gemmatimonadota bacterium, the genomic segment AATGACGCCGACGACATGCGCTCGTCGAATCGCGGCATTGACCCGCGCGTGATGATCTACGACCTCAGCAGCGATGCCATCGTCCACGCCACGGGTCGGATTGAACTGGTAAACGACGTCAAAAACAAAATCCTCGCAAAGTACAACACGCCAGGCAACACCTATCACGAACTGAAAACGGCCTACCTCATTCTCACTGCGCAGCACCGCAATGCCGCAATCGTACTCTCCCGTTATATCGGCGGCATTTACGTTGACCGCGCAGTCATCGGTCAAACCGGCGCAACCCGGCCATTCACGCCAGTAGCTCTCGCCGACCAGAAACGCGCGATGGACGCAATCGCCAAATACGTCCTATCGCCCAATGCATTTGATATGCCGCCCAGGCTCTATAACCATTTGCAGGAACAGCGACGCGGATTCGGCTTCTCCCGCGCCCCAGAAGATCCTAAAATTCACGACCGCGTAATCGGCATTCAACAGCGCGTCTTCAGCCATCTCTTACACTCCACAGTGCAAGCCCGCCTGCTCGACACCGCGCTTTATGGCAACGAATACGCACTATCCGATATGATGACCGACTTGACCGATGCCGTCTTTGAGGCAGATGCCGAAGGCACAGTCAATTCTTTCCGCCAGAACTTGCAGGCTGAATACGTCAATCGACTCATCGACATCATCGACCCCGAAAGCAAGCGGATCTATGCTTCTCGCGCCATCGCCCTGCACAATCTCAAAGCCATACAAAGCATGCTTAAAAACAAAAAAACAACCGATGCAAGCACCGAAGCTCACACTGGCTATATCCTCCACTTAATTGAACAGGCACTGGATAAACGTTAGACTATGTCCATCACAGACTTGCCCGCGGCAAACGCCTTTCTCAACGGACTTTGCACCATCTTTCTTGTGTTGGGATTCATCTATATCAAACGCGGCGACATCAAAACGCACCAAAAATGCATGGTCACAGCGTTGATCTTATCGGCTCTGTTTCTGACCTCATACCTCATCTATCACAGTCAGGTCGGCTCTGTGCCCTATCCACACCGCGATTGGACGCGCCCGATCTACTTTGCCATACTCATTCCGCACATCATCCTCGCTGCCGTCAATGTGCCCTTCATCATCACGCTGGTCTGGCGAGCCTACAAAGGCGAATTTGATCGCCACCGCCGCCTGGCGCGATGGGTTTGGCCCAGTTGGATATTTGTCTCAATTACCGGCGTCATCATCTACCTGATGCTCTATCAACAGTAGTCAGCGGGCGACCACAGGGGGTCGCCCCTACAAACCACAATATCACCGTAGGGGACGGCCCCTGTGCCGTCCCGAAAGTTGAAAATTATGAAAATCCTGATATCCGGTGCTTCTGGCCTCATTGGCTCAGCACTCAAAACCGCACTGAGCGCGCGCGGTGACCGCGTCTTGTCTCTCACCCGACGCACTGCCCGCAACAACGATGAAATCATCTGGGACCCATCTTCTAATACCCTCGATCCCTCGCGCCTCACCAATATAGATGGCATCATACACCTCGCCGGAGAAAACATCGCCTCCCGACGCTGGACCGCAGCGCAAAAGGCGCGCATCCGCGACAGTCGCGTACAGGGCACCACACTGCTCGCCCAAACACTCGCGTCTATATCTCCGCCGCCAAAAGTCTTCATCTCCGCATCTGCCATCGGTTATTACGGCAACCGCAACGATGAAATCCTCACCGAAGACAGCCCGCCAGGAGAAGGCTTTCTCCCGGATGTATCCATCGCCTGGGAAAACGCCGCCAAACCCGCTACAGAAGCCGGCATACGAACCGTTCACCCGCGCATTGGCATTGTTCTATCCCCCACAGGCGGGGCACTCGGCAAAATGCTCTTGCCCTTCAAATTGGGATTGGGCGGCATCATCGGATCGGGCAAGCAGTACATGAGCTGGATCACCCTCGACGACCTGATCTCTCTATTCCTCTTTGCAATAGATAACGAATCCATCAGTGGCGCCATCAACGCCGTATCACCAACGCCTGTCACCAATCGCGAATTTACCAAAACCCTCGGACGCGTCCTATCTCGTCCGACAATTTTTCCGCTACCCGCATTTGCCGCCAAACTCGCACTGGGCGAAATGGCCGATGCCCTATTACTCGCAAGCACCCGCGTTATCCCTTCACGCCTCGAAAACACCAGCTTTTCCTTTGCCCACCCCCACCTTGAGCCTGCCCTGCGTCATCTGTTATAAGAACACTCCATCTCACCATTTCCGGAGAAATACTTATGTCCTCACATGAACCCAGCTTCAAAGAAAGCGTTGACCTCATGTTTGACCGCGCAGTGGCAACGCTCGATTTGCCTCCAGGGCTGGCTGACCAGATCAAAATCAACAACAACATTTACCTGGTGCGCTTCTTTGTCAAACTCCGCGACAGCTATCGCATCTTCACGGGATGGCGCTCTGTTCACAGTGAACATCGCCTGCCCGTCAAAGGAGGCATCCGTTACGCCCCCACTGTCAGTCAGGATGACGTGGAAGCACTCGCCGCACTCATGACGTACAAATGCGCGATCGTCGATGTGCCCTTTGGCGGTGCCAAAGGTGGGCTATGCATTGATCCCCGCGAATACAACGAGTATGAACTCGAACTCATTACCCGACGTTTTGCACAGGAATTGATCAAAAAGGGATATATCAATCCAGCTCTCAACGTCCCGGCACCCGACATGGGAACAGGAGAACGGGAAATGGCCTGGATCGCAGACACGTATCGCAGCCTGCACCCGGAAGACATCAACGCCATTGCCTGCACAACGGGCAAACCCTTTTCCCAGGGCGGCATTCAGGGGCGCGTCGAAGCAACCGGACGAGGTGTATTTTACGGCATCAAGGAATTTTTTAACAACTCAGAAGACGTCAAAAACGCGGGCCTGAAAGGCAATTTGGAAGGCAAACGCATAATCGTGCAAGGATTGGGTAATGTGGGCTTTCACGCGACCAAATATCTCGAAGAAGAAGGTGGCGCGCGCATCATCGGCATTATTGAACGCGAAGGAGCAATCCTATCAGAGGAGGGATTCTCAATTGAAGAAGTCGCTGCTTACCGCGCGGAACGCGGTTCATTAAAACACTTTCCGGGAGCCACCTGTATTGCAAATGGCAAAAGCCTGCTCGAAGCAGAATGCGACGTGCTCATACCAGCCGCTATTGAAGGCCAGATCACACTTGAAAATGCCAGACGCATCAAAGCGCCAGTAATTGCAGAAGCGGCCAACGGTCCCGTCACTTACATGGCAGACAACGTATTGCGCAAAGCGGGAAAAACCATCATACCCGACGCCTACCTCAATGCGGGCGGCGTCACAGTTTCTTATTTTGAATGGATCAAGAACCTCTCGCACATCCGGTTCGGACGTCTCGACAGACGCCACGAAGCACATCGCGGTGCGCAAATCATCACCGCCCTGGAAGAAATGGTAGGCAAACCCGTTCCAGACCATCTCAAAGCAAGACTCTCTTATGGCTCAGATGAACTGGACCTCGTGCGCTCTGGCCTCGAAGACACCATGAGCACTGCCTATCAAACCATGAGTGAAATCCACAAATCGCGCGACAATGTGCCGGATTTACGCACCGCTGCATTTGCCATCGCCATAGAAAAAATCGCACGGGCGTATATTGAAATGGGGCTGTGAGAAGTGTGAAGTAGGAAGTGTGAAGTAGGAAGTAGAATGAGGCAACAGCCTTTGGGTGACGAGGTGGAATTTTCTCACTTCACTCTTTTTACTTCTTACTTTTATAACACCTTATGAGCAGCACAAACAATCGCATCTACGGCTCCATCAACGCCGAGAAAGCCGGTATTCACTATGACAGAGTATAGATGTGGATTATCCCAGGCCACCTTATAATGGCGTTTGATATACGTCCTGCGGCGCTCATCCACGCCTCTCATTCGCCTTATTGCATCCTCGTCGTTGGTCAATTGATCGCGGTCTTTCACCACATCCAGCTTAAAGTCTTGCGTCGCCACCACGCGCACATGCAACGTATCTTCGCGGCCCTTCAAGACAGCCTGCCCACCTCTCCCCAATATAACCACATCGCCCTGATCGGCCATCTGCATCTCCACCTCCGCGGTCAACTTCGCGTACACCTCTTCATCCATGGTTATCAGTGCCTGATCTCGGTGGTCGGACAACTCGGGCACGGTCGCCGCAGCCCACCACTCGTATTCCGACAAACCCGTCAGGGTGTCTGCGTATCCAGGCGTGAGAAATTTTCGCAAAATTCTCAGAGCGGGATGTTCGGGTAGTTCGTCATAGCGTTCGACTTCTGACACGGGCACCTGGGCTTTTTGTGCCACCTCAACGAGCAAATCTTTGTCTATATTGTGATAAGACAGTGTCTCGGCAACCTTCCGGGCAACAGTACGTCCATCACTGCCGTATTCCCTTGAAATAGTGATAACACCCATGGCACGCCTCCTTTGTAAAATGGGGGAATTAGTGCTCAGGCAAAGCCTGCGTACAATGGTTGGAATCTCACGAATCGCAACTCGTGATTAACTCTTTTAACCGATCAGCAATCGGTTTGATCATATCTTCTGACAAACACATGGGATTAAAAATCAACACGCCATCGTAAACTCCCGATGTACT encodes:
- a CDS encoding Glu/Leu/Phe/Val dehydrogenase; the encoded protein is MSSHEPSFKESVDLMFDRAVATLDLPPGLADQIKINNNIYLVRFFVKLRDSYRIFTGWRSVHSEHRLPVKGGIRYAPTVSQDDVEALAALMTYKCAIVDVPFGGAKGGLCIDPREYNEYELELITRRFAQELIKKGYINPALNVPAPDMGTGEREMAWIADTYRSLHPEDINAIACTTGKPFSQGGIQGRVEATGRGVFYGIKEFFNNSEDVKNAGLKGNLEGKRIIVQGLGNVGFHATKYLEEEGGARIIGIIEREGAILSEEGFSIEEVAAYRAERGSLKHFPGATCIANGKSLLEAECDVLIPAAIEGQITLENARRIKAPVIAEAANGPVTYMADNVLRKAGKTIIPDAYLNAGGVTVSYFEWIKNLSHIRFGRLDRRHEAHRGAQIITALEEMVGKPVPDHLKARLSYGSDELDLVRSGLEDTMSTAYQTMSEIHKSRDNVPDLRTAAFAIAIEKIARAYIEMGL
- a CDS encoding cytidylate kinase-like family protein; translation: MGVITISREYGSDGRTVARKVAETLSYHNIDKDLLVEVAQKAQVPVSEVERYDELPEHPALRILRKFLTPGYADTLTGLSEYEWWAAATVPELSDHRDQALITMDEEVYAKLTAEVEMQMADQGDVVILGRGGQAVLKGREDTLHVRVVATQDFKLDVVKDRDQLTNDEDAIRRMRGVDERRRTYIKRHYKVAWDNPHLYSVIVNTGFLGVDGAVDAIVCAAHKVL
- a CDS encoding TIGR01777 family protein: MKILISGASGLIGSALKTALSARGDRVLSLTRRTARNNDEIIWDPSSNTLDPSRLTNIDGIIHLAGENIASRRWTAAQKARIRDSRVQGTTLLAQTLASISPPPKVFISASAIGYYGNRNDEILTEDSPPGEGFLPDVSIAWENAAKPATEAGIRTVHPRIGIVLSPTGGALGKMLLPFKLGLGGIIGSGKQYMSWITLDDLISLFLFAIDNESISGAINAVSPTPVTNREFTKTLGRVLSRPTIFPLPAFAAKLALGEMADALLLASTRVIPSRLENTSFSFAHPHLEPALRHLL
- a CDS encoding DUF420 domain-containing protein produces the protein MSITDLPAANAFLNGLCTIFLVLGFIYIKRGDIKTHQKCMVTALILSALFLTSYLIYHSQVGSVPYPHRDWTRPIYFAILIPHIILAAVNVPFIITLVWRAYKGEFDRHRRLARWVWPSWIFVSITGVIIYLMLYQQ